The Dermacentor albipictus isolate Rhodes 1998 colony chromosome 2, USDA_Dalb.pri_finalv2, whole genome shotgun sequence genome has a segment encoding these proteins:
- the LOC135897333 gene encoding uncharacterized protein — protein sequence MGDWPSSMPSFALTNITEAYLNDEDLKAAAICNFRSNRRRMGFDSFLRSFPTASGWFALWENCDHSGQKHLRQFYRRPSFLPLAVELTRPNWVIASQGFSGRRFKQLEFESGSTLVWLAQVKGLGYIRLTPEAVCSDICQELELLLEARDIRVGTDGAVVVALAATWLYLAGHAVLAAVLWHVVITRCSDEKLSRRPEMLSVASQNTSIFGDNWV from the exons ATGGGCGACTGGCCCTCTTCGAtgccatcatttgcactcaccaATATCACTGAG GCATACCTGAATGACGAGGATCTGAAGGCGGCCGCCATATGCAACTTCCGCAGCAACCGGCGTCGGATGGGCTTCGATTCCTTTCTGCGCAGCTTCCCCACCGCTAGTGGCTGGTTCGCCCTTTG GGAGAACTGCGACCACTCGGGCCAGAAGCATCTGCGCCAGTTCTACCGGCGGCCCTCGTTTCTTCCTCTGGCCGTCGAGCTGACGCGGCCGAACTGGGTCATCGCGTCGCAGGGATTCAGCGGGCGCCGCTTCAAGCAG CTCGAGTTCGAATCTGGGAGCACCCTGGTGTGGCTGGCACAAGTCAAAGGCCTCGGCTACATCCGTCTGACGCCAGAAGCCGTCTGCTCAGACATATGCCAAGAACTGGAACTGCTGCTCGAGGCACGAGATATAC GTGTCGGTACCGACGGTGCAGTGGTGGTTGCGCTTGCAGCAACATGGTTGTACCTGGCAGGGCACGCTGTTCTCGCAGCCGTCCTCTGGCATGTCGTCATCACTAGGTGCAGTGATGAAAAGCTCAGCCGTCGCCCTGAGATGTTGTCCGTTGCGTCCCAAAATACTTCCATATTCGGTGACAACTGGGTATGA